Proteins found in one Methanospirillum hungatei JF-1 genomic segment:
- a CDS encoding C45 family autoproteolytic acyltransferase/hydolase — MPTDLPLIATFEDGQRYQAGLYPVIVLTGSYREMGRQYGGLMKTELTEEYAFLMNTITSQGMTKEEIMKDARMVPAYYPERVREIFTGMAETSGLTYDDIAFLYYGPIFLLLSSSNPEPVPASCSYLAAWDNYTTDGSPVVSRNWDLADSIMPLTEWYVLAIYRPTDGSNSIATWSPAGARPETFMNNKGLFIADDNCGREDNAPETRPEFITEYYRFMFDYSDLNALEAAINGTAPDVGWIVDVAGPDEAFVLEKSTDRTVKRTGDGVIAAANHFVDPSWNLPEPPEHSLSRYNNLLRQAEEAKGMIDAEKMMEIRDVCIEDGGSKFCHSDLGGGKYSSNHQVVFEPQNQTLWMNVMDKEWQKVDLAPLFGNEAS; from the coding sequence ATGCCGACTGATCTCCCTCTCATCGCCACCTTTGAGGACGGACAACGGTATCAGGCTGGTCTCTATCCGGTCATTGTCCTTACCGGTTCGTATCGTGAGATGGGACGTCAGTATGGCGGTCTTATGAAAACAGAACTGACTGAAGAATACGCATTCCTCATGAACACTATCACAAGCCAGGGAATGACAAAGGAAGAGATCATGAAGGATGCCAGAATGGTTCCGGCATATTATCCCGAGCGGGTAAGGGAGATCTTTACCGGTATGGCAGAGACATCAGGGCTCACCTATGATGATATTGCATTCCTCTATTACGGGCCAATCTTCCTGTTATTATCCTCTTCAAACCCAGAACCGGTTCCTGCATCATGTTCATACCTTGCCGCCTGGGACAATTACACAACCGATGGTTCCCCGGTAGTCTCCCGCAACTGGGATCTTGCTGATTCTATAATGCCGCTCACAGAATGGTATGTCCTTGCCATATACCGCCCCACGGATGGCAGCAACAGCATTGCGACCTGGAGCCCTGCCGGAGCACGACCAGAGACCTTCATGAACAACAAAGGACTCTTCATTGCTGATGATAACTGTGGCCGGGAAGATAATGCCCCCGAGACCAGACCGGAATTCATCACTGAATACTACCGGTTCATGTTCGATTACTCTGACCTGAATGCCCTGGAGGCGGCAATAAACGGAACTGCCCCTGATGTTGGCTGGATCGTGGATGTTGCAGGGCCGGACGAGGCATTTGTGCTTGAGAAATCAACCGACCGGACGGTAAAAAGGACCGGTGACGGAGTTATTGCAGCTGCAAACCATTTTGTTGATCCATCCTGGAACCTCCCAGAGCCCCCTGAACACTCACTCTCCCGGTATAACAACCTCCTCCGCCAGGCAGAAGAGGCGAAGGGAATGATCGATGCAGAGAAGATGATGGAGATCCGTGACGTCTGTATCGAGGATGGAGGATCAAAGTTCTGTCATTCTGACCTCGGAGGCGGGAAGTACTCAAGCAACCATCAGGTTGTCTTCGAGCCACAGAACCAGACGCTCTGGATGAATGTCATGGACAAGGAGTGGCAGAAGGTTGATCTGGCCCCCTTATTCGGGAATGAGGCGTCATAA
- a CDS encoding type II toxin-antitoxin system HicB family antitoxin, producing the protein MFQKFNILIEPGEDGWFVVTVPGLPGCITQGKTIEEATDNAKEAIEAYLEANPNHITLQANQVCVREVQVNV; encoded by the coding sequence ATGTTCCAAAAATTCAACATACTCATAGAACCTGGAGAGGATGGATGGTTTGTTGTAACCGTACCGGGGCTTCCTGGCTGCATCACACAGGGAAAGACAATAGAAGAAGCTACAGATAATGCAAAAGAGGCAATTGAAGCATATCTGGAAGCAAATCCAAATCATATTACTCTTCAGGCTAATCAGGTTTGCGTCAGAGAAGTGCAGGTTAATGTCTAA
- a CDS encoding type II toxin-antitoxin system HicA family toxin: MSKFPLLPARKVINAMIRLGYFIDHQKGSHVVLKRNDGQRTVVIPDLNELDRGTLKAILKQSGIEIEELLSVLLLQ; the protein is encoded by the coding sequence ATGAGTAAATTTCCTCTTCTTCCCGCCCGGAAAGTAATAAATGCCATGATTCGGTTGGGATATTTCATCGATCATCAGAAAGGGAGTCATGTTGTTCTTAAAAGAAACGATGGACAGAGAACAGTCGTAATTCCTGACCTTAATGAACTGGATAGAGGGACTCTGAAAGCAATTCTGAAGCAGTCCGGAATTGAAATCGAGGAGTTATTGTCGGTTCTTCTATTGCAATAA
- a CDS encoding IS1634-like element ISMhu5 family transposase codes for MKDEDVSLEIDSIKTIDHLGIVAGTFHKLGLAPIIDRAIPKIGQHQISSSQILLALILNGLGFTERRLYLFPEYCKHLDLERLIGPDISAKNLNESVIGRLLDKIYAYGPSKLFTDLVTQMFTVYKDGVQLCHVDTTNFSVHGEYGNESGDGCIKITKGHPKDKRWDLNRFALSMVVNQHGIPIFARAHDGNESDKEVLVQTILSLQDSFTFDPDVIFMGDSALYTDKNIKTLGPETRWISNVPATINEMTELLKSDLLFTPTSDPRYSCSSVDSHYGGVPQKWIVVSSEEMKARELKTFEKNLPVRFKAALKGLKQISKVCYACETDANNALLRYLNETPLVKLVDSRIKVSYKRENGKKGRPKAGETLIPQYSIDARVELAQDFVESEKQYLGRFILATNVLSLDSETVLNHYKGQMLVEKGFRFLKDKSFRVAEVYLKSEKRIEALCMVMVLCLMVYSYTEMLLRKRLKEEDETVLNQKKKPTSRPTLKWIFFKFREIKSCIISVNDALHSSIQNLDRELLKILRLLGPEYEKFYC; via the coding sequence ATGAAAGATGAGGATGTTTCATTAGAAATAGACTCCATAAAAACCATTGATCATCTTGGAATAGTTGCAGGCACGTTCCATAAGCTTGGTTTAGCTCCTATAATTGACCGGGCAATCCCTAAAATTGGTCAACATCAAATATCAAGTTCTCAAATTTTATTAGCCCTCATTCTCAACGGACTTGGATTCACAGAGAGACGACTCTATCTTTTTCCCGAATACTGCAAGCATCTTGATTTGGAACGTCTCATAGGTCCGGATATTTCTGCAAAAAATCTAAATGAATCAGTCATTGGTCGCCTTTTGGATAAGATATATGCATATGGCCCCAGCAAGCTCTTTACTGATCTTGTCACCCAGATGTTTACTGTTTACAAAGATGGAGTACAGCTTTGTCATGTTGATACAACCAATTTCAGTGTTCATGGTGAATATGGAAATGAATCCGGAGATGGATGTATCAAAATTACAAAGGGACATCCAAAAGACAAACGCTGGGATTTAAACAGATTTGCCTTAAGTATGGTGGTTAACCAACACGGGATACCGATTTTTGCTCGTGCACACGATGGCAACGAATCAGATAAGGAAGTTCTTGTGCAAACAATCCTATCATTGCAAGATTCATTCACATTTGATCCTGATGTAATCTTCATGGGTGACAGTGCCCTGTATACTGATAAAAACATCAAAACCCTCGGTCCGGAAACAAGGTGGATATCAAATGTCCCAGCCACAATAAATGAGATGACAGAGTTACTCAAATCTGATCTTCTCTTCACTCCTACCTCAGATCCACGGTATTCTTGCAGTAGCGTTGACTCACATTATGGTGGTGTTCCTCAAAAATGGATTGTTGTCTCATCTGAAGAGATGAAAGCTCGAGAATTGAAGACGTTTGAGAAAAACCTCCCTGTGAGGTTCAAAGCCGCATTAAAAGGGTTAAAACAGATTTCTAAAGTATGCTATGCATGTGAAACAGATGCCAATAACGCTCTCTTACGCTATCTTAATGAAACACCTTTAGTAAAATTGGTGGATTCAAGGATCAAGGTCAGTTATAAACGGGAAAATGGTAAGAAGGGGCGCCCAAAAGCAGGAGAAACGTTAATCCCACAATATTCGATCGATGCAAGGGTTGAACTTGCTCAGGATTTCGTTGAAAGTGAAAAACAGTATCTGGGCAGATTTATTCTTGCAACGAATGTTTTGAGTTTGGATTCTGAAACGGTTCTGAATCACTATAAAGGACAGATGCTTGTCGAAAAAGGTTTCCGGTTTTTAAAGGACAAATCATTCCGGGTTGCTGAAGTTTATCTGAAAAGTGAAAAAAGGATCGAGGCTTTATGTATGGTTATGGTTCTCTGCCTCATGGTTTACTCATATACTGAAATGCTGCTGCGAAAAAGGCTGAAAGAAGAAGATGAAACGGTGTTGAATCAGAAGAAGAAACCTACCTCTCGTCCAACGCTCAAATGGATTTTTTTTAAATTCAGAGAGATTAAGTCATGTATTATTTCTGTCAATGATGCACTCCATTCATCTATCCAGAATTTGGATCGAGAACTATTGAAGATATTGCGATTGCTTGGGCCGGAGTACGAAAAATTCTATTGTTGA